A window of Hordeum vulgare subsp. vulgare chromosome 5H, MorexV3_pseudomolecules_assembly, whole genome shotgun sequence genomic DNA:
cctctcaactttttaacacatgctatgtgggtgaaatgatgatagcatgccaactttcaacattttcagagttcatttgtagtgcttttgaatttcagggtcaactagctcaaaaaaaaagtaaatgcacgaaatataccaaatgaagtcagaaattgttgaaattttgtgatgtgccttagaatggtgcattttgaacacacaaaaagtatggagttcaaataagttcaaaaaaatgaaatccctttgtaagagatgagttcttgttcgaaacgctgctacttcgagagagattgtcagttttgtacacgaactgcatccagtttttgtcgtagccctctcaacttttgaacacatgctatgtgggtgaaatgatgatagcatgccaactttcaacattttcagagttaatttgtagtgcttttcaatttcagggtcaactagcttaaaataaacatagtttttaattgaaaataacaaaatagataatagtttggatagtcaaaattattaattatggaaatataaaatagttttgcattatttattcaatttgaaacacttttcattatcatagttatgtcaaattctcaaatatgcaaaaagaattttttaacaaacatagtttttaattgaaaataacaaaatagataatagtttggatagtcaaaattattaattatgaaaataaaaaatagttttgcattatttattcaatttgaaacacttttcattatcatagttttgtcaaattctcaaatatgcaaaaagaatttttaataaacatagtttttaattgaaaataacaaaatagataatagtttggatagtcaaaattattaattatgaaaatagaaaatagttttgaattatttattcaattttaaacacttttcattatcatagttttgtcaaattctcaaatatgcaaaaagaatttttaataaacatagtttttaattgaaaataacaaaataagttaatagtttggatagtcaaaataattaattttgaaaatagaaaaaaattgaaactatatgagaaatcatggatAAAATTCAACatgaattcaaagtgaactcactttgaattcagattgaattttctccacaatttcgaatatagttttaattttcagtaagtttaggcccgtaagcctgctttagagaggagctcgatggacaagctgcgacggggcttataaacaagtgttagcccccctcgctgggcgaggtgggactaaacttatcgtgcagcctaggaggggctttagtcccgggtggagccacgacccgggactaaagacaccctttagtcccggctggagccaagcaccgggactaaagaccccctgcttcccgcctcttggtctgcccgaaaagaggcctttagtcccggggcgtggctccacccgggactaaagggggtctttagccccggctcgagccacgcaccgggactatagatccacctatataagcgggacttcgaaaatttccaacccaaatcgtccatttctcttcttcttcctctcgttctcgtgCCCGGCGCGGCATAGCGACAaaatcgacgacgccgtcaggctgcccgccgtcctgctcgccgccgcctgccgtcctcctcgccgcagcgccgtcctcctcgccatcttcctcgccgccacgccgtcctcctcgccgccgcgccgtcctcctcgccgcgcgccgtcgacacctccggccggtaagccccccgccccctcctccccaacactccggccagtagaagaaaagaagaaaaaggagaagagaagaagaaaaaggagaagaaaggaagaaaaaggagaagaaaagaagaaaaataaaaaaaattgtcatttaattcctattgttattaggtttgtgctagattattagggttagtaatatttagaattaggttagggttacaagaagaagaaatatgaacaaaaataagaaaataagattaggaaaaatgaaaataagaagaggaggagaagaaaagaagaaaaaggagaataagaagaggaggagaggagaagaagaggaaaaatagaagaagaggagaagtagaagaagagaaaaaattagaagaggaggagaggagaagtagaagaagagaagaggagaagtactacaagaagaggagaagtagtagtagaagaagaaatagaagaagaggagaaatagaagaagaggaaaaatttagtttagggttacaagaagaagaaatactttttgctattgtatagtgtatatgcttaagtgttaatagtgtttcttagattattgcttaattttgctattgtatatgcttaagtgttaatagtttaattttgctattgtatatccttaagtgttaatagtttatttttagcaagaaaattaatagaactagtttatttttttagttcattttacgatgcctatcccgcatcctcgtcgtcgactcagcggaggacacctgcttgatcagaggggccctgtccgggactgggctccgcccggctggtattgggaggtgctaccttccagggggcgtaggttggtgaggagctagcccgtcgttgacccgatccttgtttggtggtggtcgcgtgggccagtgagggtgccgaggcttccgaacaccgcggaggtggtacgtcaccgtgtcagcgaggaggatgagcacgtccgtcgctacatggttgagttggagggcaggttcgagcatacgtggcaggttcttcggggatctcactggagctatgatcctgtgatggttccttctctttgggtgtccaccgcccgcgccgatacccgtcgggcgctacggtcctAGATGTatgagtgatgctatatgtatgatagtattcgaggagtattagtgataatattcgacgatgtacggacaaaagtgatgatgtattaacttataattgaatgcatgctaatttgaatactactttattttacgatttgattccttgcgcatggtgggtcgtacgacgaaacaacaggggacctcatctgcaatgacgagcttaggatacccagggagaattggaaaaggatagtgaaagaaattaaggagggacaaagacagttcactgcagatagagataaagatttgctcacactggtccttggcaatgacgaacatggaggacgaaggcgaggcttcggtccttcttacccgtggtggcttgggtttgccagagaccaagacacttacagaagccgagagagagcaaagaagcggcagaaggatgaggagaatgacaagttcaaccagttgcttgtcaggattaacgagcaacagaagcagattgatgagcttagaggagtaccgcgccaggaagatcctgcacttgatattaccggcgccccatctaagcggaaaagcagcgtggctgaatctgaggccccgcccgacgatgaacgaagaatgatagaggacggtcccggctaccccgtggatggaatcaaggagtcaacatcatgtgaactccatcagaaattcaagaacatatccatgaaggtggccgtcggacaagctttaccttctggccctgatgcacgctggcatggccgtgagattccagctggctttgctaaagtcggggtggatgaaatcatgacggggtttaatgatatggagctcgacatagttggacccgaagatgagaggacactcggagaagtactgggtggagtcatcctatgggacaagaactacatcaagcttccaggctcggccccaaggacaacaccgcctccgaatcgtcgcaggtcacctacacctccattacctccaagccctccacatgacgtcggccagcacaacacgagtccatctcgatcaccgccgccggacttgggtcgtccgtctccgccgcggcccgcacatgatactaagcggaagcgtgccagcaagaacgctccgttgatgatttctaagcgacggggctccccaaagcgcaaactgtcgcccctcccaaaggtacctcatgctaatcttcctatcagaccttatgatcgtacccccgaggaaaacgctaggatagcaaaggaagagcatgatgcgcagatgaaaaggaaggaacccgagccccgcccggaatacaccgagaagcaaatagcatgggcaaaagactttataacccttccatcacagtatgacttacaatataagcctgatgactatacacgcacattgcagaaggaagtgaaaaagagcagctcacgtgcaagtacaagtgggagcaaatcaagttcaactacaagcaagaaaaaatcagacgttcctcagcttggacaacaggccaaacagtcgatcccacccctcaaggtgttaatcgagaatgttccccctccggtgcaggggcaagcttttgaaagagcaaaggagttggcggatgaatgtggtatctcggttgaagatttgctggcttcccaagacgacaggatacccaaggctgtggtagcccctaagccacagtttgtcatgggagagcctttggtcagcaaagatgatctcccaacaaatatgcgttacttgcataaatggtacttaagtgaatcaaagaatgggagaacgatgatcgtgctgagtgtctcacgggagtactacggccgcttcgaagaaatccatatcgactttgatgaactcttccagatgtacaatggcgacgcccttgacaaatcgcttatgagttgctattgtctgtaagtttttcaattcgttgtctacatataacttgtttagttatttcaattcattgtctatatataacttgtactctattatgcagaatgaagattctggagtgtaaaagtaagagcatcctaaatattgggtttattgacccagataaaatacatatagcgacgctaactgacaaacccaaggagacggaggaaaaccttctaatgtttctaacagatcaaaatttctgtgaccacatactgtttccatacaacttcagatgagggtctttactctgttgtgtccattcacttataagtgtaattgataagttactgacacacacacacacacacacacacacacacacacctatatatatatatatatatatatatatatatatacatacatgtgcagcttccattgaattctgttggacattcaaattgataagagaagagttgatgccttcgacccattatcgagacccttggaacagttccaaagcctgcagaacatgctccaagggtaattttaatcattcttttgctctatcggtctctttcgatgattttttgatatatcaattaatgaaaaacttagcaaatcattatccttgccgggcagggtttggaagcggttcaagtgcgtgactcccggtaactttcctgagaagccgacctttagagcggctcaggtaagtagtagtatgatatacttctattaattttcaatacatttatgatgctagattattattttgattatatatattctattctcgtaaagtgcgaccagcagccacggggaacgcatctatgcggatactatgtttgcgagaccattcgcacgtttacctctgagttcaaggatcacagattcgacgtaagcaatgaacattcacacctctatttttacccgtcattctttgttatcatgattgatattcatattcatctcctcttcttatatagcacacggccatgagggcgaaggtcctaccagagcaacacgcgattgctgttgcagaggagcttgcgggatttctgaggacggaagctatagaagacaaatgacgatttagtgtagctaagggccattactgatgttcgtccatgtaatcaaatagacgggttctagtcccgataattcagatctccatataattgtatatatatatatatatatatatatatatatatatatatatatatatatatatgatcgcttgtaagataagttaatcttatatatatatgcataattatttctatttaaattatatgaaaactaattcccgaacaccaaacgaggcatcacgttaatctcccgaacagctaaaccctaaaaccctaaaatccaaaaaataatttcattcaaaaaaacccaaaaaccagcaaaatctgaaaatctttagtctcgGTCCGTgtaacggaccgggactaaatggcctgcctctggggcgctacgaggcgcccacgtggagcacctttagtcccggcttgtaagaggacCGGGACGaaatgttaggcctttagtcccgcctctttaGTTCAGGTTgatgaaccaggactaaagcatATGTCACCTCAATATTATTTTTGTTGGGTTCTTTCACCGACTGTGTGAAGCGTTGTTCATGTTTAAGCTGCTTGAACTCACACATGCACCTACTTATATTCGATCTAAATATGTGGATTTGAAAGTTATTACTATTGAATTGCAACTAGTCTCACGCACTAATAGATTAGCATGTCTTTCTAGGCCGGCACATGCTTCCTTCTACATTTTGGCCatgatggagatgatgtcccAGGATAATCTGGTGTGTGTTATATATATCACTGCTCTCCACACACTGCCATTGGTTGGGTGTGAACTCCATAAGTGCTTGTTCGATTAATCTCCTCCACGAGGGGGTTGGAAAGGATTGAGGAGGAATTCGACGCTTGTAGATGACTTAATACCTTGTATTGCCATTTTAAGTCAATAAACCGGGTGAAGAGACCTTGAGAAAGTTCTGCTAACACGCATGCACTCCAATTTGACCATCTAATATTAGGCTGAGCATTTCCTGAATAAGTGTTGTGTTGAAATGTGGAATCTAGTCACTTCCGTGTTTTCTTACTAATTTTGGCAAGATCCTCAAAAACATCGAGTCTTTTGAAAAATTTCCATTGAATTGGAGTTCAAAAGAGCAAATAGCAAAATGACATGCAGTGACCAAAAAACCTTAAATCTTTATAACAAAACCTATCTGAATCAAAGAGCCCATAGCTTTCGTAATGTCGAAACTAGCATTCCATTGTATTGAATTATAGAGAACCCATTATATTGATCTTAAGCTGGTTCTCTTGAACCAAACATTCATGATTAATTCATCTCTAGCAGCACAAGATACACCAAAACAAGTACTAATATAATTAAGTTGTCATACAGGAATTGTATACATGTATATATTACACAATAGTATAACAAGCACTCTCCATATATACAAATGAAAAAGAAAATCAACAGTTTATAACAAGCATATATAACACTAGTAACACACGTGCGTATATATACTCAATCTGTACGTATAGACCCAAACAAGCCTTCACCGGTCACTGTTTGCAATATAGATAGGTCTTGAATTTATTCCATGGACGACACGAAGCAAAGGCGTCAGAATTATCATGCATGGCATCGGTCGTACGCGGGAGTTGTCTGTACCTGCTCACGAGATAACGTAGGCTCTGTAGCTAGGCGCTGTCACGCAGCCGCTGGAGCAGCGCGGAGCGGAGGGCGGCGCCGTCGTCGTGCTGGAGCGCGGCGGGCACGTCCACCACGGCGTCCTGCACCGTCGCGCCCTGCACGCGGCTCACGCACGCGTGCTGCACGTGCAGCTCCAGCGACCGGAGCGCGCTCATCAGACGCGCCGGCGCGTGCGTGGCGGACCCCGCGGCCGTCGTCACGcgcagcgccgccccgtcccGCCCCACCATCCGCACATCCACCGTCTCGTCTCCGGCTAGAAAGTTGTggaaggaggcgccgccaccgtgGGAGGCGGAGCTTGTGTCCCACCTCGCGGCGGCCGCCTGCTTgctctcgtcctccagccgggccACGCGGGCGCGCAGCTCCGCAATGTATGCGGCCGCGTCGGCGAGGAGGGAGGCCTTGTCCATGCGTGACACGGTGGGCACGGCGGCGCGGAGGTCGCAGAAGCGGCGGTTCAGCTTGTCACGGCGCTGCCGCTCGGCCTCCACGTGGCTGacggtggggccctcggggcgggGCCCGGGCTTCCTCCCGCGCCGCTTGGCCGCCGGCCGCGGCGTCGACTCCGTGGAGGCAGGGAGGCTCGTCGCCGGCAGTTCCGAGAGCTCGGAGTCTGGGGACAGCAACGTCCCCGCGGGCCACAGGTCCCCCGTGTCCTCGCTCTTGGCCGGCACGACGACGTCGCCGAGCAGCCATTGCTCGGGGACCTCGCAGGAGGTGAACTCGATAAACTGGTTGTGGTGGTGCTCGAActcggcggccggcggcgagactgggaagaaggaggagcacgGGGAGAGCAGTTCGTCGTCCATGGCCGGCAGCAGGTGCGTACGTGTCGATCCTCGAACTCGCAGGTGGAGATGCGGTACCTGTAGGCTGTAGCTCCACACCACTATGGCCATGTATTTATACCGGTGGCACTTTTGCGGTTGAGACCTCGCACATACGTTTATCTCACGTAAATGGTCTCTGTCGTTTTCGATTTATCTTTGCCCCGCAAAAAACATGTCCATGTGGGTCCGGGCTTGAGATCTTGAACGAACCAATAGATGACAACTAGGTTAGCTAGAAGTTGTGTAGTCACTAATCAGTTAATCACTATGTGAGAAAGCGAAAGGAGAAACGagcaagttttttttttcttgcaTAGAAATGGGAATTTTGCTCAATGTTTATGGGAAGCACTGCACGTTCGTCGGTAGATGTCTACTAAACATCCACCACCACGACAATCGTCGGATCTCTAACGCAGCGGTACGATCTAACTTCTAGTACGCGGCTCGGTCATCTTCCCCAACACATTAATTTTCtgaaacagcaaaccagttgcAAAAACAACCACTTTGTTTCAGCCCCGACAAAGCTGCGGACGACATAATTTTTTCTGCAACAAAGATTaataatgggtgatcgacagattGAGCTGAtaacttttgcaacaagcataATGTTGCGTTCGGGTGTTTGTAATAGGGACCGTGTTGCGAAACTTTTACAACATAGATATTGTTACATGAATTTTTCTGTAACAAAGCTAATGTTGCTGACTTTTTTTTCAACTTTACATTGGTTATGGAAAATGTTCTGCAACATAACTaatgttgcagaattttttcttgcaacaaagagGATGTTGCATGGAAAAACCTAAATCCAGCCGCTCGTCCTCCCAGCCATATGAGCCCCGTAACATCCCTAGTGTTACCCAGTATCAAAAATGCATGTCCTGAAACAATAGACGAGTTGCAGGCAAATGAAAGCAGCTTCGGCGGACGCGGGGGCGATGTTGACCGTCTgatcaagacatgatcgaacaacCACAGAGCCGGCGGACGGGCACGAACGATTGACCGGTAAAAGGTAATATTTTCCCCAGTTGAAAGGCAAAAGTTCCTCAATACATGACGGTCCTTGGTACAACCATACATACATGGTTTGTTCCGTACAACTATAATTTGCCAACCAGTCGGCCACTCCATTATGATTCCTATTAAGTTTCTGTGGAATAAATTTCCTATCGTTCATCATAGCTTTGATCTCCTAAACAATATGTTCATAAGCCAAGCGACAAATCCATCATTAGAAAAAAATGGACAAAGTCTCCATGGAATCTGACTGAATAATTATCGGCAGGTCGGTGTGCTGCAATGTGATAGCCATCCCCTACATAACAGCATGAATCTCCGTTTCTACTGCGTCATTGCAATGAAACACATACTGGTAAGCAATGAATATAACAGATCCATCATGTCGCCACAAAATCGTACCTACCTCCGCATAACCATGCTCCCCTGAGAATGAACCATCAACAGATAAAGCAACCCGGTATTTGGTAGGAGCTAGGTGGCCAAGAACTAGGTGGATAAGGCTCTTTCTCCTTCGGCAGCTGCGAGTCATCAGATAATGGCCGTTTCCTTTTAATATTTCATCAATTGTGTATCTAGGTGTATCTCCGATAGAAGCGAGCAAGTTAAATTGCAGTCGTGAACTAGACAAGCGGTAACCTGCACATGCTTATGGACAATGGATAATATACTTCACACTAGAAAAATGGATAATTTGTTACTCACAAGAAAGTCATCTTTCTTTTGCTGAAATGATCTAGACTCAtaatttttgcaaaaaaaaaaaaacagatcATTTAAGTAAAAAATTACGGAAAATTCATACATGTAAATGATGGAGACAAGCACATACGTGCACGTTAATTTTGAAACTTAAACATAATCATTCATCTCTGCTGCTTGAGTAGTTATGCTCAACTCTAGTCTTGATGGCATGCCTTCCTTTCTCTATGTCTAAGTTCCTTCTCAATAAGACTTTTATCGAGAAAATGAATGTCCATCGATCGTAGACTTTATTTTGAAGGAAAGCTAAGAAAAAATGTGCTTATCACATGGTTAAATGGGCTAGGATTTGTCCTTCCAAACGTATTAGTGGTTTGGTGGTTAACAATTCGCGTAAGCAAAACATAGCCTCATGGTTTAGTGATGATTGAAGTTGGAGACTGGAGATGGCCTATGACAGCAAATTGTGTGTGTGCTAGTCAGCATTTTGGTTACCGGGCGGTAAATTCGGATACCGCCCGGTATTCGCGTTTCTCGCTACCCCACAAGAAAGCTGCCTACCGAGCaaaaaaaattgatttttttgaaaattttgaattt
This region includes:
- the LOC123399018 gene encoding transcription factor MYC1-like → MAIVVWSYSLQVPHLHLRVRGSTRTHLLPAMDDELLSPCSSFFPVSPPAAEFEHHHNQFIEFTSCEVPEQWLLGDVVVPAKSEDTGDLWPAGTLLSPDSELSELPATSLPASTESTPRPAAKRRGRKPGPRPEGPTVSHVEAERQRRDKLNRRFCDLRAAVPTVSRMDKASLLADAAAYIAELRARVARLEDESNSASHGGGASFHNFLAGDETVDVRMVGRDGAALRVTTAAGSATHAPARLMSALRSLELHVQHACVSRVQGATVQDAVVDVPAALQHDDGAALRSALLQRLRDSA